From the genome of Salvelinus alpinus chromosome 19, SLU_Salpinus.1, whole genome shotgun sequence, one region includes:
- the LOC139545694 gene encoding N-alpha-acetyltransferase 35, NatC auxiliary subunit-like isoform X2, giving the protein MVMKSSVEDDDVGWGLGVPEKMRNNANWVDITHDFKEACKELNLGELLHDKLFGLFEAMSAIEMMDPKMDAGMIGNQVNRKVLSFEQAVKDGSIRVSDLSLPELIGIMDTCFCCLITWLEGHSLAQTVFTCLYVHNPDLIEDPALKAFALGILKVCDIAREKVNKAAVFEEEDFQAMTYGFKMANNVTDLRVTGMLKDVEEELQRRVKSTRSRQGEQRNPEVELEHQQWIALFSRIKFTRLLLTALIAFTKKETSSVSEAQKLMQQAADLLPALHSSIEHGIQYQNDTTKGDQPIMMGFEPLVNQRLLPPTFPRYAKILKREEMVNYFSKLIDRIKTVCEVINTTNLHGILDFFCEFSEQSPCVLSRSLLQTTFLIDNKKVFGTQPMQDLIKDALRYFVSPPVLSSKCCLHNNHQAKDYIDSFVTHCSRPFCSLIQIHGHNRARQRDKLGHILEEFATLQDEAEKVDAALHSLLMKLEPQRQHLACLGTWILYHNLRIMIQYLLSGFELELYSMHEYYYIYWYLSEFLYAWLMSTLSRADSSQVAEERLLEEQQKGRSSKKTKKKKKGQGARPLSREITMSQAYQNMCAGMYKTMIALDMDRKVRKPQFELDSEQVRYEHRFAPFNSVVTPPPVHYIQFKEMSDLKKYSPPPKSADLYMAASKHFQQAKLILENVPTPDPEVNRILKVAKPNIVVMKLLAGGHKETKVLPEFDFSAHKYFPVVRII; this is encoded by the exons ATGGTGATGAAGTCATCAGTTGAGGATGATGATGTGGGATGGGGACTGGGTGTCCCAGAGAAGATGAGGAACAATGCAAACTGGGTGGACATTACACATGACTTCAAAGAGGCATGCAAAg AGCTCAACCTTGGGGAGTTACTCCATGACAAATT GTTTGGCCTGTTTGAGGCTATGTCCGCCATTGAGATGATGGACCCCAAGATGGACGCCGGGATGATTGGCAACCAGGTCAACAGGAAAGTACTCAGCTTTGAACAGGCAGTCAAG GATGGTTCCATCAGAGTGAGCGACCTCAGTCTTCCTGAGCTGATTGGGATCATGGACACCTGTTTCTGCTGCTTG atcacCTGGCTGGAGGGTCACTCCCTAGCCCAGACGGTGTTCACCTGTCTGTACGTCCACAACCCCGACCTCATCGAGGACCCCGCCCTCAAGGCCTTCGCTCTGGGCATCCTCAAGGTGTGTGACATCGCCCGTGAGAAAGTCAACAAAGCCGCGGTGTTCGAGGAG GAGGATTTCCAGGCCATGACGTATGGCTTCAAGATGGCCAACAATGTGACAGATTTACGGGTTACAG GTATGCTAAAGGATGTGGAGGAAGAGTTACAGAGAAGAGTTAAG AGCACACGCAGTCGCCAGGGCGAGCAGCGGAACCCAGAGGTGGAGTTGGAA CATCAGCAATggatagcacttttcagtaggaTCAAGTTTACACGTCTTCTGCTGACAGCGCTGATCGCCTTCACTAAGAAAGAG ACCAGCTCAGTGAGTGAAGCCCAGAAACTCATGCAGCAGGCAGCAGATCTCCTCCCAGCCCTCCACTCCAGCATTGAGCATGGCATTCAGTACCAGAACGATACTACTAAAGGAG ATCAACCGATCATGATGGGGTTTGAACCGCTGGTGAACCAGAGACTGCTGCCCCCCACCTTCCCCCGCTATGCCAAGATCCTCAAGAGGGAGGAGATGGTCAACTACTTCAGCAAGCTCATCGACCGCATCAAGACCGTGTGCGAGGTCATCAACACAACTAACCTACATGGAATTCTG GACTTTTTCTGCGAGTTCAGTGAGCAGTCCCCTTGCGTCCTCTCCAGGTCTCTGCTGCAG acAACGTTCCTGATAGATAATAAGAAAGTGTTTGGGACCCAACCAATGCAGGACTTGATCAAAGACGCTCTGAGGTACTTTGTCAGCCCGCCGGTGCTCTCCTCCAA GTGCTGCCTGCATAATAACCACCAGGCCAAGGACTACATTGACTCCTTTGTCACACACTGCTCAAGG CCCTTTTGCAGTCTCATCCAAATCCACGGACACAACCGCGCTCGGCAGAGAGACAAACTAGGCCACATCCTGGAGGAGTTTGCCACACTGCaggatgag GCAGAGAAGGTGGACGCGGCGCTGCACAGCCTACTGATGAAGCTGGAGCCCCAGAGACAGCACCTGGCTTGCCTGGGCACCTGGATCCTCTACCACAACCTGCGCATCATGATCCAGTACCTGCTCAGCGGCTTCGAGCTGGAACTCTACAGCATGCACGAGTACTACTACATCTACTG gtaTCTGTCAGAGTTCCTGTACGCGTGGCTCATGTCCACTCTGAGTCGGGCGGACAGCTCTCAGGTGGCTGAGGAGCGCCTCCTGGAGGAGCAGCAGAAAGGGCGCAGCAGCAAGAaaaccaagaagaagaagaaaggccAAGGGG CTCGCCCCCTCAGCAGAGAAATCACCATGAGCCAAGCCTACCAAAACATGTGTGCTGGCATGTACAAG ACTATGATCGCCCTGGATATGGACAGGAAGGTGCGGAAGCCGCAGTTTGAGTTGGACAGCGAGCAGGTGCGCTACGAGCACCGCTTTGCCCCCTTCAACAGCGTGGTCACTCCGCCGCCAGTCCATTACATCCAGTTCAAG GAGATGTCCGATCTGAAGAAGTACAGTCCTCCTCCCAAGTCAGCTGACCTCTACATGGCGGCCAGCAAACACTTCCAGCAAGCCAAACTCATCCTGGAGAACGTCCCCACCCCCGACCCAGAG GTGAATCGGATCCTAAAAGTTGCCAAACCCAACATTGTGGTCATGAAGCTACTTGCTGGGGGGCACAAGGAGACAaag GTACTACCAGAGTTTGATTTCTCTGCTCACAAGTACTTCCCTGTGGTCAGGATCATCTGA
- the LOC139545694 gene encoding N-alpha-acetyltransferase 35, NatC auxiliary subunit-like isoform X1, whose product MVMKSSVEDDDVGWGLGVPEKMRNNANWVDITHDFKEACKELNLGELLHDKFRFGLFEAMSAIEMMDPKMDAGMIGNQVNRKVLSFEQAVKDGSIRVSDLSLPELIGIMDTCFCCLITWLEGHSLAQTVFTCLYVHNPDLIEDPALKAFALGILKVCDIAREKVNKAAVFEEEDFQAMTYGFKMANNVTDLRVTGMLKDVEEELQRRVKSTRSRQGEQRNPEVELEHQQWIALFSRIKFTRLLLTALIAFTKKETSSVSEAQKLMQQAADLLPALHSSIEHGIQYQNDTTKGDQPIMMGFEPLVNQRLLPPTFPRYAKILKREEMVNYFSKLIDRIKTVCEVINTTNLHGILDFFCEFSEQSPCVLSRSLLQTTFLIDNKKVFGTQPMQDLIKDALRYFVSPPVLSSKCCLHNNHQAKDYIDSFVTHCSRPFCSLIQIHGHNRARQRDKLGHILEEFATLQDEAEKVDAALHSLLMKLEPQRQHLACLGTWILYHNLRIMIQYLLSGFELELYSMHEYYYIYWYLSEFLYAWLMSTLSRADSSQVAEERLLEEQQKGRSSKKTKKKKKGQGARPLSREITMSQAYQNMCAGMYKTMIALDMDRKVRKPQFELDSEQVRYEHRFAPFNSVVTPPPVHYIQFKEMSDLKKYSPPPKSADLYMAASKHFQQAKLILENVPTPDPEVNRILKVAKPNIVVMKLLAGGHKETKVLPEFDFSAHKYFPVVRII is encoded by the exons ATGGTGATGAAGTCATCAGTTGAGGATGATGATGTGGGATGGGGACTGGGTGTCCCAGAGAAGATGAGGAACAATGCAAACTGGGTGGACATTACACATGACTTCAAAGAGGCATGCAAAg AGCTCAACCTTGGGGAGTTACTCCATGACAAATT CAGGTTTGGCCTGTTTGAGGCTATGTCCGCCATTGAGATGATGGACCCCAAGATGGACGCCGGGATGATTGGCAACCAGGTCAACAGGAAAGTACTCAGCTTTGAACAGGCAGTCAAG GATGGTTCCATCAGAGTGAGCGACCTCAGTCTTCCTGAGCTGATTGGGATCATGGACACCTGTTTCTGCTGCTTG atcacCTGGCTGGAGGGTCACTCCCTAGCCCAGACGGTGTTCACCTGTCTGTACGTCCACAACCCCGACCTCATCGAGGACCCCGCCCTCAAGGCCTTCGCTCTGGGCATCCTCAAGGTGTGTGACATCGCCCGTGAGAAAGTCAACAAAGCCGCGGTGTTCGAGGAG GAGGATTTCCAGGCCATGACGTATGGCTTCAAGATGGCCAACAATGTGACAGATTTACGGGTTACAG GTATGCTAAAGGATGTGGAGGAAGAGTTACAGAGAAGAGTTAAG AGCACACGCAGTCGCCAGGGCGAGCAGCGGAACCCAGAGGTGGAGTTGGAA CATCAGCAATggatagcacttttcagtaggaTCAAGTTTACACGTCTTCTGCTGACAGCGCTGATCGCCTTCACTAAGAAAGAG ACCAGCTCAGTGAGTGAAGCCCAGAAACTCATGCAGCAGGCAGCAGATCTCCTCCCAGCCCTCCACTCCAGCATTGAGCATGGCATTCAGTACCAGAACGATACTACTAAAGGAG ATCAACCGATCATGATGGGGTTTGAACCGCTGGTGAACCAGAGACTGCTGCCCCCCACCTTCCCCCGCTATGCCAAGATCCTCAAGAGGGAGGAGATGGTCAACTACTTCAGCAAGCTCATCGACCGCATCAAGACCGTGTGCGAGGTCATCAACACAACTAACCTACATGGAATTCTG GACTTTTTCTGCGAGTTCAGTGAGCAGTCCCCTTGCGTCCTCTCCAGGTCTCTGCTGCAG acAACGTTCCTGATAGATAATAAGAAAGTGTTTGGGACCCAACCAATGCAGGACTTGATCAAAGACGCTCTGAGGTACTTTGTCAGCCCGCCGGTGCTCTCCTCCAA GTGCTGCCTGCATAATAACCACCAGGCCAAGGACTACATTGACTCCTTTGTCACACACTGCTCAAGG CCCTTTTGCAGTCTCATCCAAATCCACGGACACAACCGCGCTCGGCAGAGAGACAAACTAGGCCACATCCTGGAGGAGTTTGCCACACTGCaggatgag GCAGAGAAGGTGGACGCGGCGCTGCACAGCCTACTGATGAAGCTGGAGCCCCAGAGACAGCACCTGGCTTGCCTGGGCACCTGGATCCTCTACCACAACCTGCGCATCATGATCCAGTACCTGCTCAGCGGCTTCGAGCTGGAACTCTACAGCATGCACGAGTACTACTACATCTACTG gtaTCTGTCAGAGTTCCTGTACGCGTGGCTCATGTCCACTCTGAGTCGGGCGGACAGCTCTCAGGTGGCTGAGGAGCGCCTCCTGGAGGAGCAGCAGAAAGGGCGCAGCAGCAAGAaaaccaagaagaagaagaaaggccAAGGGG CTCGCCCCCTCAGCAGAGAAATCACCATGAGCCAAGCCTACCAAAACATGTGTGCTGGCATGTACAAG ACTATGATCGCCCTGGATATGGACAGGAAGGTGCGGAAGCCGCAGTTTGAGTTGGACAGCGAGCAGGTGCGCTACGAGCACCGCTTTGCCCCCTTCAACAGCGTGGTCACTCCGCCGCCAGTCCATTACATCCAGTTCAAG GAGATGTCCGATCTGAAGAAGTACAGTCCTCCTCCCAAGTCAGCTGACCTCTACATGGCGGCCAGCAAACACTTCCAGCAAGCCAAACTCATCCTGGAGAACGTCCCCACCCCCGACCCAGAG GTGAATCGGATCCTAAAAGTTGCCAAACCCAACATTGTGGTCATGAAGCTACTTGCTGGGGGGCACAAGGAGACAaag GTACTACCAGAGTTTGATTTCTCTGCTCACAAGTACTTCCCTGTGGTCAGGATCATCTGA